The Planctomycetaceae bacterium DNA window GATTTTGACATCGTTCACTACATTCCTCGTTGTCATCATTATGTACATCTTTGGCGGTTCCGGATTCAGGGGCTTCAACTATGTTATGACAATTGGTATTGTAGTCGGTACATATTCGTCTATTGCGATTGCTGCTCCGCTGCTGGTATTAGGACACAAAGTGGCAAAGGCCAAACGGCATAATTAATAACGCGTTAAACTTTGCCAATTTGCGATGTTCGAACGCAGTTTATGGCTGTTGGTATTAAGCCTTAAAGCAATAAATGCGAAAAGATGTTAAGACAGGTTTGTTAATCGGCACAGGATTGTGTCTGGTCGCCGCGGTGTGGTTTTCTGTCCGTCAACCGGTCGTAAACCAGCCGCGGATAGAGGATTTGCTGGCTCAAAAAAGGGATTTGCTGGCTGTTAAGGAAGAGCCGAAGTTGCAAATAAACCTTACTGATACTCCAGATGCGCAAACTCCTGTCGAATCCGCGCCATCGGTAAGAATGCACATCGTTGCGACCGGTGAGACATTGAGCGATATATCCAAAAAATATTATGGCACCGTCGGGAGCTGG harbors:
- a CDS encoding LysM peptidoglycan-binding domain-containing protein, which codes for MRKDVKTGLLIGTGLCLVAAVWFSVRQPVVNQPRIEDLLAQKRDLLAVKEEPKLQINLTDTPDAQTPVESAPSVRMHIVATGETLSDISKKYYGTVGSWNKIYQANKDQMPRGPNALKTGMKLVIPQ